The DNA window CCTCACACACACCGCGCCTGACCCTGAAGCATGTCCCGCTTTTTGAAGCCATCGCACAGGGTCAGGCCGGTGTCGTATCCGCTGCTCCCGGGCCCGCCCGGGAGCAGCGGATCGCACGAGACCGGAGTTCCGGTCCGACGCGTACGTTCCGCCCCGCCTCCTGCAAAGCGCTGATCGGCCGGATCAGCGCACTCGGTCGTAAACCATGGCGACTTCACCCAGGCTCGGCCAGTTCGACGAGGCGGTCCAAGCCGCTACACCGGCCTCCTGCTTGGGGAAGCCTCCATTTGCACAGGGCGGCCGGTCGCACTGCCCTCGGCGCCGAGTGCGTCACTCGTGCCGAGTTCGTCACTCGTCGAGACCACACGGTGCAGCCAGGCCCACACCCCCTGGCCGCGGTGGGCGTACGACGGCGGCCATGATGGGCGGTGCGCGTGTCTACTGGTCAGGGTACGGAGTCGACCGCCGCTGCCGCGTCCACCTTGCCCGCCCCCCAGTCGTTGCCGGGCGCCGCGCCGGTGAAGGGGTCCAGCCGGGCCGAACTGGTCAGGAGCAGGACGAGGTCGTCCTGGGTCAGCGTGGGACTCGACTGCAACATGAGGGCACACACCCCGGTGAGATGCGGTGCGGCCATGCTCGTGCCGGACATGGGCTGGTATTGGCTCGGTCCTGTGGCTCCTACCAGTGCCGAGGTGATGGCCTGGCCCGGGGCGGAGAGCGTCGGTGCCTTGCGGCCGTCGCGGGTGGGGCCCCGGCTGGAGAAGGTGGAAAGGTTTCCCTGCCCCGCGCCTTTGGTGATGTAGGAAGCGGCGGTGACGACCTTCCGACTGGTCCCGGGTACGGAGATGGTTATCTCGTCATTCCGGTGTGATCCGATGAACTGGGGTACGGTCCGGCCCCTCTCCATCCAGGCGTGCCAGCGGCCGCTGTCGGCCACGGTCTGGCCAATGAGGGTGAGACTCCAGGTGCCGGACCGGATCGCTGTCTGGCTTCCCGGGCTCAGCTGAACGTAGATCCGGTTGTCGCCGTTCTGTGAGTGGTGCACGACAGAGTCGACGAATGCCTTGTTTCCCCCGGGGAGATCCAGATCTGTGATGGTGGTGCCGGGGGCTATTTCGGCGCTCGCCGTGCCAGTGGGTGGAGTGATCCGCAGGGAGAGACGGTCAGCGCCGGAGTACCAGATGTCCAGAGTATCCGGCGTGTTGTCGTCGACGGGTACCAGGAATTGGACGACGTCGCTGCCTCCCTCCGTCACCTGGCCCGTCGCGTGTATGCCGGCATTCGCCGCGTTGCCCGCGGACTTCACCAGCGCGCGCCCCGGGGCGTTGAGCAGGTTGTCGATTCCGCGTTCCAGCAGGCTGGAACCGTCGTGCGGTCCCAGATTGTCGCCCTGGCTGATGTTGACAACCGCAGGCCGACCGAGGGTCTCGGCGACCTTGTAGACGTAACCGACGGCCTCGAGCGTGCCCATGGAATCGCCCAGGGCTTCCGTCGTCACCCGGTTGGCCACGACGACCAGATCCGCCTCGGGCGCGACGCCGACAAAGGTGAACTCCGGTTGCCCATTACCGGCCGACGACCCGTCACCGGCGGCGATGCCGGCCACGTGGGTGCCATGGCCACCGGTGTCGTCCATGTGCCGCACAGTGCCCATGGGGTTCGCAGCGCGCAATGCGTCGTCGATTGCGGAACGCTGGTATTCCACCCCGTGACCGAACGGCGCCGGTGAGGATTCCCCGGCTTCCGTGGTGAGGTTCTGGTCCCAGATACGCAGGATGCGGGTTCTCCCGGTCGGGTCCCGGAAGCAGCCGTGGCGCCAGTCGATTCCGCTGTCGACAACACCCACGATCACACCGGCGCCACGGAGTCCGGGGGGTCCGGTGTGCACCTTGTCGGCCTTGGTCTCGGGCACGGCGGCGTCCAGTTCCGAGAGGGTGGGGCGGGACGCCTCGACGTAGCTGACAGCTTCCAACTCGTCGAGCTCCGTGAGACGGTCGATTCCGATCTCGCCGCCAACCACGTCCCCGGCGCGGATGAGAACCGTCAGCCCCATGCCCTGGGACAGCTCCCCCAGGTCGTCGGCGCCGTATCCCTCCGCCATTCGCAGCAGTACACGCACACGAGGTGCCCTCACCCCTTCGGTAATGAGTGCGAAACGGCCGGTGGACTCCAGGCCCACCAGCTCCGCCGGACCTTCCTCGGCCCGGGACTGCAGGAATTTCAGCCGTGAGTCGAGCATGAGCGGTCTTCTCTCTGGCGAAAAACGCCTGCCCTCATAGTGCGGGACAGGCGATCACTAGTTGTGTGGCCGGGTGCTCGTGTCGGGGTGGAGCGGTTCAGACAGCTCCACGTATTCGACACAGTCGACTTCCGTCAAGCGTCCGAGATCGCCGGGGGCGACCGCCGCGGTCAGGACATCCCCCGCGGCCATACCCACCCGCGCGCCAGCATCGGCAATCTGGCGACGCTGTTCTTCACCGGGTTCCCCCTTCACCCGGATGAGCACCTGGAAGGGAGTGGGGCCGACCGCCTCACCGACATCCGACAGCGCACGCCGTGCGGCGGAGCCGAGCTTGTGAGCACGCATCTTTCCCACCTGATCCGGTGAGCGGACCCCCGTACGAAATCGGTGCGCCAACATTCTTAATCGTGTCGGCGACCATTCGTGCCGCATTGCCTCTTATACCACCGTAGGCATCACAGGCGGCGCGCGCCATTCGCCCCGGACCACTTTGTGCGGCCCCTCTCGAGAATCGGTATGGGGGCAGAGATGCCCCTGCCCGATGACACGCTCGGAAGCGCGTCTGCCCCTGACAGTGGCAGAGCACCACCACCTGTCGGGTGCCGGGGTTCTGCCTCGGCTGTGTCGGTGACGCTTGACCAGGGCTGAGGCGAACCTGGCCCTCTTCGAGTACATCGACGGCTTCTATAACAGCCGGCGCATCCAGCAACGGCTCGGCTACCTCAGCCCCATCGAGTTCGAGGAGAAGCACTACACCGACCAGGCGACGGCCGAACAAGCGAACCTGGAACCCCGTCACCCCGCCCTGACCAGCTGATCAGCACCTCCCGCACAACGGGGGAACCTCACTGTCGCTCGGCAGCGAGCGCCAGGTCATGGTGATGCGCGGGCCGGGCGTACGCCTCGCCCGTGGATCTGCCGACATCGTGGCGGGGTGCCGGGTGGCGGATCTTCGGCCTGGGCGGCGCGCCTAGGCCGGGGCGAGTAGGTTTCGGTGCCCCGGCTGGGGTGCCGGTCTTTGCCCGCTGGTCTCTGGTCGACCTGGGTGATGGTCGCCGCCCCGCACGCCGGGGAGATCTCCTGGGAGCCGTCGCTCCGTACGGGGGATGCCGTGGCTGACGTAGTGCACGCTGGGGCCGAGTGACGGCTCCAACTTCCGCTAGTGGACAAAGCGGTGACTCCGTAGAGGAGGAACGTCGCCCGGCCCACAACCATTGGCAGCTCAGGGAAGGCAATGCCCACGACGGGTGGACCTTGCCCTTGTCGTTCTTGTGGTCCAGCGGCGAGTAGCCGGAGAGCCGTCGCGCGGTGGATGTCGGCACGTGCAGCGCCATGGGGCTGCGCTGGGCGGCTGAGCCGACGGCGGTCATGCAACAGTCGCAGATTCGTTCCCCGGCTGCCTCCCCCTGGCGGAGGCGATGCGGGCAGCGGCAGAGGTCGCACCGCACAGAGCGCTGGTCCGCGCTTGTTTGCTGATCACGCGCCAGACCAAACCGCTTTGCCCGGGTATCGGCTCGCCGTGCCGCTCGTACATCGGTCTGCCCTCAGGATGCCGGCCAGCCGGGCACACACGCCCCGTATCCGCATCTCCATCAGGACGTGGCCAGGGGGCGTACGTGCGGGCGTTTGCGGCTTACCTTCCATGGCCCGTCCATGTCGTGGACGCTTGCGTCATCGAGGGCGAGCGGCCGTCCCGGTAGGGAGTCACACGGGGTCGGCAGGTTCACGAGCGCGAGTTCGGCCGGTTCGACCGCTCCGGAACAGTGCAACCATTCGGCCCACCCGGGTGTCTCCCTTAATGTCCGACACACCACCTTTCTAGGGGACGAAATGGGACGAAACAGAGCCGCATGGGCGACGGTGGTCGCGCTTGTGGCCGCCATGGCAGGAGTGGCGGCGGTTCCGGCCGCGGCCGCAACGACCACCACCGCACAGACCACAAACTGCCCCACCGGCTGGGGCAGTGCGGCCAAGACCCGCTCCGCCGCGACGGCGGAGCCGGTGACGAACATCAGGACCGGCCGGCACGCCTGCTTCGACCGCATGGTCGTCGATGTCCCCGGCGCGGGCACCAGCAGCCTCGGCTATTCCGTCAGATATGTCAGCCGCCTCCACCAGGACGGTTCCGGCAACTACATCCCCGTCGGCGGCGGCGCCGTCCTCGAGATACGGGTCAACGCCCCCGCCTACGACCCCGCCACCGGGAATCCCACCTACCCCGTGCGGGCCGGCCAGCGCCTGAAGGGCGTGGACCTCACAGGATACCGCACCTTCAGGGATGCCCGGTTCGCAGGCAGCTTTGAAGGGGACACTCAGATCGGACTCGGCGTCCGGGCGCGGCTGCCGTTCCGGGTGTCGGTGGCGCCCGACCGGGTAGTGATCGACGTGGCGCACAACTGGACGGGAACACGCTGAATCCCTCAGAGCCCGGTCGAACATCGGCCCTCCGATCTCGAAGCCGCGGAGATGTCGACCGGGTGCTGTCCAGAGCGAAGATCTCCCCTCGGACGTGCTCAGCGGGACCAGTCCCGCTCCCCCCGGATGTACGAGATTGACGTGCGGTCGGGCCGCGTCCGAACAGCCCCGGTGTCACGGAGGCGCTGGAGACGCCGAGAACACAGGGCAACTTCGTACGGATCGGCGGAGGCGGGACCGCTCGGTACGTACGTCATGGCAGCCAAACGTAGGAGCCGCATCTGCGGGCCTTCCCGTGCGCGACAGGTCCCCCGAATGGCCCTGCACGGAGTGTCTGGGTGTCCCGACCTTCCGAGCCGCGACACCGCTAGGTTGCCGCGCGCAGACGCTTGGCCCGTCGGCCCAGCACCACCTTCACCGGGATCAGCACCGCCCACCAAAGCTGCGCGCCCGTCGGGGAGACGAAGGCCAGCGGCACGGCGACGGCGAAGATCAGCACCATCGACGCCAGGTCGAGCACGTCGTTGCGCGCCACGGGATCGGGGATCGCCGTACTGCTCAGCCACGGGCGCTTCCACAGCGCGACCGTCAACACGAGCTGTGCGGCACCGATGGCCGCGGCGGCGCCGGAGTAGACCGCCACCGACTGCCGCTGGTCCCCGTACTCGGCCAGCAGGGTAGTGGGAAAGGGCATCAGGGCGATCAGCCCCAGATTCAGCAGCCCGAGCTTGATGACTGTCCCGTCCACCACTCGCACGTACCGGAAGACCTGATGGTGTCCCCGCCAGAACGCTGCGATGACCACGAAGCTGAGGGCGTACGCCCACAGGTTGGGTACCACCTCGCCCAGCGCCTTTTCGAAACCAGCCTGGTCCAGTCCGGCGGGCAGTGTGATGTCCAGCGCCAGCAACGTCATCGCGATGGCGAAGACGCCGTCCGACAGCGCGAGAAGCCGGGCCGCGCTCCCCTCGTCGTCCCGCATTCGCTGGTGGCCGTTCACCACGCCACCATAGGGTTGAGCGTCCAGAAATTTCCCGATATCCGCGTGCGTTACGCGAAGATCGACCGGGCCGGCCGTCCCGGAGGCTTGGCAGCGCCGTCATGCGATCAAAGGCGGGGGCGCCCCCACCAACACGGAACGCTGGTGAGATCAGGCTTCCGCCCGGACCCGGGCCGCCCTGGCCGCCCGGCGCCGCTTGACAGCACGCCGCTCGTCTTCGGTCAGGCCGCCGCATACGCCCATGTCCTGGCCCCCTTCAAGGGCCCATTCCAGGCACTCGTCCAGAACCGGGCAACGGCGGCATACGGCCTTCGCCTGCTCGATCTGAAGCAGCGCAGGGCCACCCGTGCCGATGGGGAAGAACAGATCCGGATCCTCCCGCCGACAGGCGGCCTCGTGACGCCAGTCCATCGTCGTGCCTCCATTCGCGTCGCCGGATGCTTCTCGTTCGCCTGACCGGTATCGGCCGCTGTATGCAGCAGAGCGGGTAATCGCTCGTCTATTTCTGAACCGGCCGAGTGCTACCCGGGCCGGACGCGAACCGGGCTTCCCGGCAGGGAACCTGGGCCGATGGGTCGCATGCAGCCGTCCGTGCAAGCAGTCAGCAGCATTGGCCGGTGCCAAATTCCACCATCCCGGGCGCTTACGGGCCTACGCTGAGACTCCTGGGCGGCCCGGCGGCCGCCGCACCACCGGGGAGGGCCACATGGCACCGCGTACGAACATCGACGGCGACCACAAGCCGGATTACCCGCCGAAGACCCCGCCCCCGCCGAAGCGCCCCATCTCCCCACCCAGGCCCGAGCACCAGGCCCCGCCCGGCGCACCGCTGATGACGACCGCGCAGCGTGGGGTGGCGCTGAAGAACAGGCGGGCGGCGAACTGGGTGCACGAGAACGCTCCGTGGTCGCCCGCCAAAGCGGGGCGGCAGGTCGTCACCCAGCTCCACGCGTGGGGGCACCGGCCGGACGAACCCGCCCTGGAGGCCGTTGTCGGCGAGCTGGTGGGCGCGGTCCTGCACGACGGCGGCCGCCGCATCAGCGTCCATCTCTCCGACCAAGACGGTCAGGCCTGCGTCCTCGTCCTCTCCCACCAGCCCAACCTGACCGCCGGCCATGCTCCGGACGGCGACGACGTCCTCGCCGAACTCAGCGCCCACTCCATCGTCTCCAGCTGCGGCACCGACACCGGAGAAGACGGCCGGCGCCTCTGGGCCGTCCTCGACCTGTAACCGAGCGGCGGGGGTGAGCGGTGTCGACGCCGCACACCCATCGCGTTGACGGTGACGGACCGTCGCGCAATGCGCGCGGACTCACGTGGCAGCGCGGGAGTGCACGCTGACGGCGTAGCCGCAGCCCTGGTGATAGGGATCGCCGCTCCACGTCGCACAACGCTGCCGCAGGGCCAGTCCGGCCTGGGTACACCAATGGTCGAACTCCGTAATGGTCACCGTCGGTTCCGGCAGCGGCAGGTGTGCCGCGTCCAGTCCCATGCCCGTGACCAGCAGACCGCCCGGGCGAAGCGCGGAGGCCAGTTGCCGGACGACGGCTGAGCCGGTGCCTGGGGCCAGCAAGGGGATGACGTTTCCGGCGGCGAGCGCCAGGTCGTACCCCGGATCCAGGCCGAGGGCATCCAGATGGGCCAGGTCACCCAGGAGCCACTCCTGCGTGGGGGCGTCGCGGCGGGCGACGGCGAGCATCGAGGAGTCGACGTCTACGCCAGTGCAGTAGTGGCCCAACTCGGCGAGCCTGATCGCGACCCGGCCGGTGCCGCAGCCAGCGTCGAGTACCCGGGCGCCGGGTTCCAGCAATGCGGCGCAGAAGGCGGCCTCGCCGTGAACGTCGTGTCCCGATGCGGCGAGTCGCGCGAAACGCTGGGCGTACTCCTGTCCGGCTTGTCCGCCGGTCAGTTCCGCCCAACGGTTTTCTTGCCCAGCCATGTTCGGCGTGCCTTCCGGTCAGCCTCGCCAGCAGGAGCGAGGACGGTGCCATCACACTGATTATGGTCGCAGGTGTGGACCTCAGGGGCTGCTACGAAGGTGCGCAGGGCGAGGCGGTAGAACCCATCGGGCAGCATCTGGCGGCTGCGGCGCAAAGGGTGGTCTCGGGAAGAGGTAACCACCCGCCCGCTACTGGAAGTGGCGTTGCCTTGTGGAGAGGCGGCCCCGGGTGACGGCGACTGCGGGCGTCCTGGCCGATGCCGCACACCAGGGTGGCGGGCCGGCCCGGCTCGCGGGCTGCTCCAGTGCGGTGCCGCCCGGCCCGTCGACGGCGTGGGCGTCGCTGACCGACGGCACTGGGACCCGTTCCCTCCCGGGCTCGGCGGACGGGCCGGCTAACGCGCCACGCGGTAGCGGAGATAGACGACTCTCGAGTTGAAGGTGCGGGTCTCGGCGAGTTCCAGAACCACCCGGCGCTCGCGTTGGGGAAAGTACGGGATGCCCCCGCCAACCAGCACCGGGTAGACCATGGTCCGGTACTCGTCGATCAGACCCAGCGCGGCCGCCTCGGCGGCGAGAGTCGCGCCGCCGATCGCGATGTTGCCCTCCCCCGGCTCGGCTCGCAACCGCTCGATCTCCTCCGCCAGGCCGCCGGAGGCCAGGCGGGCATTGCCCTGCACCGTCGACAGCGTGGTGGAGAAGACCACCTTGGGGAGCGGCTTCCAGAGCCCGGTCCACTCGCGCATCGAGTCGTCGAGCGTTGGATCCTGGTCGGCGGTCTCCCAGTACAGCATCGTCTCGTACAGCCGCCGTCCCAACAGGTGGACGCCGACCTGCCGGATCTCGTCGATCCAGAAGCGAAAGACATCCTCGCCGGGGACCGTCCAGTTGAAGTCACCGTCCGGCCCGACGATGTAGCCGTCGAGTGAGACGCTCATCGAATAGGTCACGCTGCGCATCAGAAGCCCTCCTCGTGAACGGGTTCGACAGTATGACCCGCCGGACGCCGCAGGACTCATCGCGGCTCGCGGGATCCCCTGGACCGAGTCACGTCACGAGACCATTTCAAGGAGAACCTCTGAGATGCGGCTTCCCTGCTTGCTGGTGGGCAAGGCTCGGCCCGCTCAAGCAAGGGTGACTACTTCTGGATCACGATGACGACGGTGAGCATGAACTCGGCCCCGCGTAAAGCGGGGGCACAACGGCCTCACCCGAGGACATCCACGGCCTCACCCCACCGGACCCGCGCCGCCTCACGCTGCGCGTGGGCCTTCGCAGGACGGCCCTGGCCGGACGACGGCCGGCCGTACCGATTCCGCCCCCACGCCCACCATCTCTTCGCGTACCGGATGGCATGTGCGCGGTGAGCACACCGCCCGATCCGGCCTCACTCGGCGCTGTATCTCGGCGTCTGGGGTATGTCCGGTTCGGCGCTGGGCACCAGCGGAGCGACGTTGTTGAGAGCGGCGGGAATCGCGTGTTGGATGCGGCGCTCGGGCTCTGCCGGTTCCCGGTGGGTCCCTCCAAGGCGCAATGCCAGGACATAGACGGGCTGAATCACGGTCTGCTGCTGGAGACGGCCGAGCTCGAGATATCCGGCCCGGGCCTCTTCTACGGTGAAGTCGCTGTCGCGGCGCAGCCGCAGGTGGTCCTCGGTTTCGGTCAGCACGTCGTCCAGTGAGCGCCAGCCGGACACGGCGGCACGAACGTTACTGACTCGCCTGGCGACGCGTTCGAATCCGGTGAGGCTCCCGTCGGGGCCGAAGTACATGACCACGTTGCCGCCCTGTCCCTCGAAGGCGAGGCCGTCGAGCCGCCGCTTGAGGATGACCCCGACATCGATCACCCGCGGGTTCCTGGGGCTTTGGCCTCGGACGCAGGATGATGCACGCAGGCGCGTCACGCGGAACGGAGTGAAGTCGTTCTGCTCCATGAGTCCCACACGGCTTGCTTCTCGTACTGCCGCATCGAACGCCTCGGTGTCCGAGATATGCATGTCGGACGTTCCGTCATCCACCTGCCATCGGCTGCTGTCGACGTACTGCACTGCTCGTGAGGGCCGGTAGACGGTGAGCGTGTGGGCATCGTGTTCCAGCCTCATGGACACCCCATCCTCGGACCAGGAGGGCTCCCGCGCCGGAATCGCCATGCCTGCGTGCCGTGCGAGCTCGACCGTGTCGTCCAGCGGCTCCAGTGAGGGATCGACCTCGTAGATGCTCGCCGGCGCCTCGAGCGCGTCCCAGCGTTGTCTCAGCGTGTTGTAGTCCATTGCGACCGCATCTCTCGTTGCATCGCGCGAAGTTTACGAACGCCACTTCCAAGCCAGACTGACGGATGGGACGGGCCCGCCTGCGCCGTCCGCCAAACGGCCGTTGTCGAGTCGAAATCGCGCGTCCGCCTCATCGTTGCCGCAGGCGATCGCGATGGGTATGTTGGCCTGCTCCCCGGACCGTGCGAACGCTGCGTCGAGCCATGCGCTGCCTACCGGCGCACCGTGGGAGACGAAGGTGGCGAACTCCCCGCCACGGCCGGTGTCGAAACCGGCGAAGGACTCATCGACGAAAGTGCACAGGACGTGCAGCGACTCGAGGGGACGCGCGCTGTCTCCGTTGGTCGGTTCGGACCAGACCATGTTCACACTGGCGCTGACATCCGGTCCCGCCACCCCACCGCAGAGGTCCAGCACGAGCCAGCGCAGCTCCTGCACGCCCAGACGCATGTTGCTGTAGAAGGCGCGGCAGCCGAAATGGTCCGACGCCAGGGAGACCGATACCTCCGGTAGCCCGTGCCCGGCGTAGTACATGAGCGCGACGCTGTCTATGCCGTCTTCGGTGAGCGACTGGCCGGTCGACGCGACTTCGGGGTGCTCGTAATCTGTCGCCCAGGCGTTCTCGTTACCACGTATGAAGCGGCGCGTGTGCCCCATGCTCTGCATGGCGGAGTCCATCCCGGACGCGACCGAGGAGATGACGGGAATGGCAACGAACGAACAGCTGGTCCCGACAGCGGGCGCCGCATCGTTCCAGTGGACTCCATAGGTGACAGGCATTTCCCTTACCCCTTCGCTGGTCCGCCGGCTGTCACAGTGGCCCCGACACGATCACGGAATTGTGCGACTGGTAGAAGCCGCACCAGTCCGTGTAGCGGCCTCTGTTGCACGAGAACGGATTGGTGATCACGTTGTTGGAGTAGTCCACGTTCTGGGCAGGGTTGGTCGCCAGCTTGTGCCCCCAGAAACCCTCGCGGTGGCGCCGGTACCAGTGGTAGTCACGCTTCCCGCTCATCATGGTTCCGGTGACGAGCGCGACCAAGTGCCGTTCATAACCGGCCGGCTGACAGTCACCCCAAACCCGCAGCCCGTCCCGCAACACTCCCGTGCGCACATCCGCGCAGGTCACTGAGGGCGGGATTCTGTAGCCATGAGCCCATCCGGGTTGAGCGAACGAGTCCGTACGCTGGTTCACGGCGTAGTTGTAGCAGTTGTTGCGCTCTACGACGTAGAAGTTGTTCCAGAAGGCGGGCTCGAATGGACCGGCATCGAACGGACACGCATTCAGACGTTGATCGATAAGTCGGAGCTGTTCTTCGACTTCAGCCGCGAGTGCCTGGTCCGGTGGCTCCCCCGGCTCGATTGTCTCCGTCCCTCCTAGTCCTTCTTTGACTGATCGTTGAATTGCCTGACGCGTGGCGTCGCGCAGAACTCGAAAGTCACCCCTCTCTTCTTCCTCAGCAGGCTCCGGCATCGTCTCGAGAAGTTCCTCCGCCAACTCGGCACTGGCGAAGGGGTCTACGGCACCGCCACCTGCGATTTCGATGCTCGGCGGCAGACCGAACGACTGCACAGTGTCACTGGCGAAGTCGATCTTCATCCCGCGGAAGTCGACCCCCGTGAAGCCGCCGGGCGCCACTGCCAAGCCTGCGCGATGACGCAGGAACAGCCGCAGGAACCGTTGCACCTGATCGGGATCGGTGACCATCCACGAGGGATTTGGCAGGCCCGAATAGATTTCCAGCGTCACACGGAACGCCATGTCGGCTCTCCTTGCTTCTCCTCTTGTGCACTGCGGCCCGTTTCTCCGTCACGGATCTTCCTCGACGTACAGGAATTCCGGGCCGTACGTCTTTCCGCTCCCGTCGGGCAGCGGCGTCGCCATCAGCGTCTGGGCAGGTACCTGCAAGCTGACCATTTCCACGACTGCCCGGTTCAGCATCTGCTTCGCCGTGCCCGGCTGCTCCGCCTTCCAGGCGCGTTCGAGGAACCGGAGCATCGAGCTGTAGTGCCGGTTGAATTCGGTCAGGTCCCGTTGCACGGCATCGGAGACGGGCACCCCGCCTTCGACCCAGCCGCCTGCGGGCACCGTTCCCATCGGGAACGCCCGAGGCATGGGAATCTCATCTCCCTGGAAATCAAACAGTGGCGGATCGTCTGATACGCGGATCAGGTTGCGCCCGTGGAAGATCTCTCGGAAGGAGTAGAAGTGCGCCAACTCGTCGGCCTCGCCCGGGAACGGGTTCTCCGGTGATGCCGCGGTGCCCTCGCCCTGCTCCTTGATGACTTGCAGGGCAGCCTCTACATCACCGAGCGATCTGAGCGGGGCGACGTTGTTCCCCTGCCCGTGGGCCGCGGACATGTCCTTGGTCAGCTGCCGCGTGCCCTGGATCAACTCCGGGCGCGCACGGAAAGCTTCGAGAATCGCCGTGTAGAACGCGCCGATAGACGTGTGCGCTATCCGTTCTTCGGCCACGGGGTCGTCGGGCCTCTCGATGCGGGAGTACATGTCGAGCGCCTGCTTGCTCAACCCGGTGAGAGACACCTCCAGATCCGGCTGAACACCACCGGGAAGCGGACCTGGGTACTTCGGTACGAGCTCGCTGTCGGCGATGCGCGGCACCTCACCAATGGTCGAGACCATGTTGCAGACCAAACCCATGTGTGACATCTCATCGAAGACGATTTCGTGAATCGTCTCGAAGACATCCGACCCCTGGTCCTCCTCCAGGATCGACCAAAGGCCACACAGATAGGGCGGCAGCGTCGCGAGCTCCAGCAAGACGGCCTGTTGCAGCGCCTCCTTCAGCCAGGTTTCGTCATGGTCCGTTGCGGGCATCTGCATGAGCTCAACGATCGCGTCGCTTCGATACTTAACGGCACCTGACATGAGAGCTCCTTCGGCAACACGCGCTCGGACAACAACGACCCGTCAAGCAACCAAAGCAGTCGCATTTCTCTGGTAGAACCAGCCGACGAACTCGGTGTACACGGGCACAATGGGGTCGGGCGGCGTCTTCACACAGTTCTGGGGATGCCGCCAGATAACCGAACCACCGCCGGTCACTTGTCGGCGTATCGGGTAGCCGGCGCCATCGAGGTACACCGCCGGGGTGCCACCGGTCTTGTGATACCAAAGCCAGTTGGGATCCGGTGACACGAGACGGTAGAAGTGATAGTCCCAGCCCGGCCAGACGTGGGCCGCGATCACGAGAGTATTCGTCTGGCAGTTGTCAGCCCAGCCATCGGCGTAGAGACCGCCCCGAATGTTGTCGACTGTCGGGGAGGCAGCCGGCTTT is part of the Streptomyces agglomeratus genome and encodes:
- a CDS encoding S8 family peptidase, translating into MLDSRLKFLQSRAEEGPAELVGLESTGRFALITEGVRAPRVRVLLRMAEGYGADDLGELSQGMGLTVLIRAGDVVGGEIGIDRLTELDELEAVSYVEASRPTLSELDAAVPETKADKVHTGPPGLRGAGVIVGVVDSGIDWRHGCFRDPTGRTRILRIWDQNLTTEAGESSPAPFGHGVEYQRSAIDDALRAANPMGTVRHMDDTGGHGTHVAGIAAGDGSSAGNGQPEFTFVGVAPEADLVVVANRVTTEALGDSMGTLEAVGYVYKVAETLGRPAVVNISQGDNLGPHDGSSLLERGIDNLLNAPGRALVKSAGNAANAGIHATGQVTEGGSDVVQFLVPVDDNTPDTLDIWYSGADRLSLRITPPTGTASAEIAPGTTITDLDLPGGNKAFVDSVVHHSQNGDNRIYVQLSPGSQTAIRSGTWSLTLIGQTVADSGRWHAWMERGRTVPQFIGSHRNDEITISVPGTSRKVVTAASYITKGAGQGNLSTFSSRGPTRDGRKAPTLSAPGQAITSALVGATGPSQYQPMSGTSMAAPHLTGVCALMLQSSPTLTQDDLVLLLTSSARLDPFTGAAPGNDWGAGKVDAAAAVDSVP
- a CDS encoding AMIN-like domain-containing (lipo)protein, with product MGRNRAAWATVVALVAAMAGVAAVPAAAATTTTAQTTNCPTGWGSAAKTRSAATAEPVTNIRTGRHACFDRMVVDVPGAGTSSLGYSVRYVSRLHQDGSGNYIPVGGGAVLEIRVNAPAYDPATGNPTYPVRAGQRLKGVDLTGYRTFRDARFAGSFEGDTQIGLGVRARLPFRVSVAPDRVVIDVAHNWTGTR
- a CDS encoding TMEM175 family protein, translated to MRDDEGSAARLLALSDGVFAIAMTLLALDITLPAGLDQAGFEKALGEVVPNLWAYALSFVVIAAFWRGHHQVFRYVRVVDGTVIKLGLLNLGLIALMPFPTTLLAEYGDQRQSVAVYSGAAAAIGAAQLVLTVALWKRPWLSSTAIPDPVARNDVLDLASMVLIFAVAVPLAFVSPTGAQLWWAVLIPVKVVLGRRAKRLRAAT
- a CDS encoding WhiB family transcriptional regulator, whose product is MDWRHEAACRREDPDLFFPIGTGGPALLQIEQAKAVCRRCPVLDECLEWALEGGQDMGVCGGLTEDERRAVKRRRAARAARVRAEA
- a CDS encoding class I SAM-dependent methyltransferase, translating into MAGQENRWAELTGGQAGQEYAQRFARLAASGHDVHGEAAFCAALLEPGARVLDAGCGTGRVAIRLAELGHYCTGVDVDSSMLAVARRDAPTQEWLLGDLAHLDALGLDPGYDLALAAGNVIPLLAPGTGSAVVRQLASALRPGGLLVTGMGLDAAHLPLPEPTVTITEFDHWCTQAGLALRQRCATWSGDPYHQGCGYAVSVHSRAAT
- a CDS encoding dihydrofolate reductase family protein, whose product is MRSVTYSMSVSLDGYIVGPDGDFNWTVPGEDVFRFWIDEIRQVGVHLLGRRLYETMLYWETADQDPTLDDSMREWTGLWKPLPKVVFSTTLSTVQGNARLASGGLAEEIERLRAEPGEGNIAIGGATLAAEAAALGLIDEYRTMVYPVLVGGGIPYFPQRERRVVLELAETRTFNSRVVYLRYRVAR
- a CDS encoding DUF6345 domain-containing protein translates to MPVTYGVHWNDAAPAVGTSCSFVAIPVISSVASGMDSAMQSMGHTRRFIRGNENAWATDYEHPEVASTGQSLTEDGIDSVALMYYAGHGLPEVSVSLASDHFGCRAFYSNMRLGVQELRWLVLDLCGGVAGPDVSASVNMVWSEPTNGDSARPLESLHVLCTFVDESFAGFDTGRGGEFATFVSHGAPVGSAWLDAAFARSGEQANIPIAIACGNDEADARFRLDNGRLADGAGGPVPSVSLAWKWRS
- a CDS encoding ferritin-like domain-containing protein — its product is MSGAVKYRSDAIVELMQMPATDHDETWLKEALQQAVLLELATLPPYLCGLWSILEEDQGSDVFETIHEIVFDEMSHMGLVCNMVSTIGEVPRIADSELVPKYPGPLPGGVQPDLEVSLTGLSKQALDMYSRIERPDDPVAEERIAHTSIGAFYTAILEAFRARPELIQGTRQLTKDMSAAHGQGNNVAPLRSLGDVEAALQVIKEQGEGTAASPENPFPGEADELAHFYSFREIFHGRNLIRVSDDPPLFDFQGDEIPMPRAFPMGTVPAGGWVEGGVPVSDAVQRDLTEFNRHYSSMLRFLERAWKAEQPGTAKQMLNRAVVEMVSLQVPAQTLMATPLPDGSGKTYGPEFLYVEEDP